GGTCTTGGGATGGCGGATTGGTGCGGCGGACGCGTTCATCCAGGGCGTATAGGTTTGCAGGCAGAGGCTCACGCCACGCTTGCGGGTCTGACGCAGATATTTTTGCAAGGCGGGCCAGCTTTCCGGCGCACGTGGCCCATAGTCCTTGCGCAATCCATAGCCTTGCTTCTCGACGAGCGCGCGTGCGTCATCGTCGGAGAGACAAGACAGCCAGGCGTGACCACTCGCCGAGCAGGACAGCCGGCCAACCTGTCCCATATCAGGGTCGTAGCGCAGCCCGGCGGGCGAACCTTGCGCCTTGGCGACCCAGACGAGTTCGCGCCCGTCGATCATGGCCAGGCGCACCAGCTCGCCGCTTTCCCGCGCCAGGCGATCGAGCAGCGGCTGGGCGAAATCGGTGATGCCGCTGCCGGCGAGGAAGGTGAAGGCAAGCGAGGCAATCTTGGCAGTGAGCTGATAGGCGCCCTGCTCGCGCTCCTGCTTGACGTAGCCGTGCTCGATCAGACTGGTCAGCACGCGATGCGTGGCGCTGCGCGGGATGTGCAGGGAATCGGCGATCTCGAACAGCAGCATGCCATGGGCGTTGGTCGCGAGCAGCTCGAGCACGCCGAGGGTGCGCTCCAGAAGGCCGCTCGGCGCCTCGCCGGATTCCGGGTTTTTCAGCATCAGGGCTTCCTGATTCACAATTCGATCTCCTGATCAGGGCGCACTATCTGGCCGGTTTTGGCGGCTTTGTGAACTGCCATTGTGGCCCGCAGCGTCAGCGCGCCATCGCGTGCGGTAATCAGCGGCCGCTCCTCGCCGCGAACCACCCGCGCCAGGTGGTCGAGCTGGGCACGGTAAGGATCGCCACGCTCGAACCTCAAGCTGTCACGCGTGATCGGGGAGAACCAGCTCTTGCCCGAAGCATAGTGCCAATGGTCGAGCGTCGGCAGCGCGAGCGAGCCTTCGGTGCCGCTCAGGAAATGCGTCTGCACCGCGACGGGCTGCGGCGGATAATTCGGACTCTCGCCGCTTGCAAGATCCCAGCTCCAGGGCGCGGCCGCGGTGTCGCTGAGGTTCAGCGTCACCAGCGCGCCATTGGCGAGGCGCAGCAGAACGGCGGCACTGTCCTCGACATCGAAGCCGCGGACCGCGTTGGACGCAATCGCCTGAACGGATACGATCTCGCCGCAGAGATGGCGGATCAGGTCAATCTCGTGAATGAGGTTGATGAGCACCGGCCCGCCGCCGGGCTCGCGCCGCCAAGCCATCTCGAAATAGCCGGCGGGCTTGTAAAAGGTATAGAGCACAGTCGCGTTGGTCAGGCGGCCGAGCGCGCCCTCGGCGATCATCGCGCGCGCGCGGCGAATGATCGGATTGTGCCGCCGGTGATGCCCGACCAGGACAGGCAGGTTTGCACGCTCGGACGCGACCGCGATGGCCGCCGCATCCTCCAGCGTACTCGCGATCGGCTTCTCGACCAGCGGCACGATGCCGCGCGCGATGCAGGCAATGGCGAGCTCCCGATGCGTCGCATTCGGCGTGGCGATGACCGCTGCCTGCGGCTTCACCTCACGCAGCAGATCGAGTGGATCCGCATAGTAGGGAACGCCGAGGCCCTCCGCGTAAGCCCTTCCCGCAACTGAAGGTTCGGCGATTGCTGCGAGCGCACAGGAGTCCAGACCGCGCAGGGTTTCAACATGGGCCCGGCCGATCGCGCCAGCGCCGAACACTGCCACCGCGACCTCAGACATTCCACGCCCTCCCATCACTGGCTTTGCTTCGGACCGGTTTCTAGCACGCGCATTCCAAAATTGGAATTGGATTCCAATTTTCAATTTTGGATATTGGAATTCAATTCCAGTCGTGTTAGGGCCTTCGGCAAGAGCCGCATGTACGGCCGACCGGCAATGACTGGTTTTTGGGAAAGGGGAGGATCGAAAATGACTGAAAAGAAGACGCTCGCAACGACCGGGTTACGTATCGGCCGACGCGGATTGCTGTTGGGCGCCACATCGCTCGCCGCATCGCGCCTCGGCATGCCCTATATCGGCAATGCCGCCGCCGCCGAGCCGATCAAGATCGGCATGATCTGGGCCAAGACCGGCTCGATCGTCGATCAAGCGGAATATCTCGCCCAGGGCGGCATGCTCGCGCTGGAACAACGCAACAACACGCTGCTGGGACGGCCTGCGGAGATCGTCTGGCTGGACGAGCCCAATCCGCAGGGCGCCCAGCAGAGCGCGGAGCGCTTGGTCGGCGAGCAGAAGGTCGTCGGCATGGTCGGCGGCGCGCTGTCCTCATTCGCACTTGCGATCTCGTCGGTCGCCAAGAAGGCCAAGATTCCTTACGTCGCCGCGAATGCCGCCACCGGCGACCTCACCGGCAAGTCCTGCAACAAGTATACGTTCCGCCTCCAGCCGCCCGTTGACGTGCATGCCCGCGTCCTCGCGCCCTATTGCGCGTCGATCGGCAAGAAGTGGTACCTGCTGACCGCGTCCTATGCCTTCGGCCAGGACATCAAGCGCTCTTTCACCGACTACATCACCGCCAATGGCGGCACGGTGGTCGGCGCCGACGAAGTCCCGGTCGGTACACCGGATTATTCGTCGTTCATCCTGAAGATTCGCGCTGCGAAGCCCGACGTCGTGATCGGCGGCATTGCCGCCAGCGACCTCACGACGTTCCTCAAGCAGTGGAACGAACTCGGCATGAAGGGCAAGATTCCTTTTGCGGAGATCGCGGTCGGCAATACCGACTTGTGGGGCGTGGGACCCGAAGCTGCCGACGGCCTGTTCACTCTTAGCTGGTGGTACAAAAACCCCAGCAACACGCCCGAGGAACAGGCGATGGCGGCGGCCTATGAGAAGAAGTACAACAGGCCGGCCGCCGACAAGGCCTGGATGGGCTGGCTCGGCATGAAGAGCCTGCTCGATTCCATCGAGATGGCGAAATCGACCGACCCGGGCGCCATCGTCCAGGCGCTCGAGAACTGGAAGTACCACCGCGGCGACATCGATCTCGCTTACCGGGATTTTGATCACCAGATGATCAGCCGCCTCCTGGTTGCCGGCATCCATCCGAAGATCACCGACAAGTGGGACTATTTCGACGTCAAGGCCGAACTGCCGAAGACGCCGGACGATATCGCCAAGGCCTTTGGTACGAAGGCCGATAGCGCCTGCAAGATGGACACGCTCTGACGTCGTTTCAAAGCCTCGCGCGGTGTCGCGGCCGATGGCTGCTGCATCGTGCGAGGCGACCCAACAACGGATGACGCCATGCTCGATATGATCCTGTCGCAAGCCGTCAATGGCCTGGTGCTGGGCTTTCTCTACGTGCTGATCGCAATCGGCCTGTCGATCATCTTCGGGATGCTCGGCATCGTCAATTTCGCCCATGGCGCCTTCTTCGCGATCGGAGCCTATCTCGCCTATGCTCTTAACAAGGAATTCGGCTGGTGGGCCGCGCTCGCGGCTCCCCTCCTCACCGGCCTGATCGGCGTGGTCGTCGAGATGGTCCTGATCCGGCATCTCTACGGCAAGGAGCCGCTGCTCGGACTGATCCTGACCTTCGCCCTCGCGCTGTTAGCAGAGGCGGTGTTGCGGCTGGTCTTCGGCGGCGCTCCCGTGCCATTCGCCGCGCCGAAGTTCCTCGCAGGCTTTGTCGAATATGGTCCTATCCTGATCACGAAGTACCGGATGTTCGTGCTGGCCACAACGGTCCTCGTACTCGTGCTGTTCTGGGCGTTTCTCGCCTACACGCCTTACGGCCGGATCATCCGCGCCGGATCGCGCGATCCGGAGATGGTCGGCCTGCTCGGCATCAACCTGCCTATCGTCTTCACCGGTGTATTCAGCATCGGCTGTCTGCTCGCCGGCCTCGGCGGACTGCTGGCGGCGCCGCTCTGGACCATCACGCCGTCGATGGCCGCCGGCGCTATCATGCCCGCCTTCGTGATCGTGACCATCGGCGGTCTCGGCTCGTTCCTCGGCGCCATCGTCGCCGGCCTCCTGGTCGGCATCACCACGGCCATGACCATCCAGTTCCAGCCGGAATGGTCGGGAGCCGCCATGTACATCCTGATGGCTGCCATCCTCTTGATCCGCCCGCGCGGGCTGTTCGGTGAACGCTGGGAGAGGTTCGAGTGACATATCTGTCTGCGCTACGTCATCCGGCGTTCGTCGCCGCCCTCGTCCTTGCGGCGCTGACCGCGCTCTGGTCGCTGCTCGGCTCGCCGATCTCGCTGATCACACAGATCGCAATCTACACCCTCTATGGTGCCGGCGTGAACCTGCTCGTCGGCTACACCGGCCTCGTGCCGTTCGGCGCGTCGGTGTTCTTCGGCTGCGCGAGCTATGCGGCAGCCTTCTTCGTCCTGGGACGCTACGGCAACGACCTCGTCTCGCTGCTGTTCGCAACGGCATTCTCGGCCCTGCTCGCGCTCGCGATTGGGGCAATCATCCTGCGCCGCAAGGGCCTGTATTTTTCGCTGCTCACCCTCGCCTTCTCCCAGATTGCTTTCGAGATCGCGTTCAAATGGACGGCCGTGACCGGCGGCGAGAACGGCCTGCAGAGCGTTCAGCGCACAAGCTTCACCAGCGCGTGGTCGTTTCACGTCTTCGTGGTGGCGGTCACCGTGGCCTGTATCTGGCTGCTGTGGCGGATCGCGCATTCCCCCTTTGGCCGCGTCTTGCAGGCGATCCGCGATAATGAACAGCGCGCGAGCAGTCTCGGCTATGACGTCCACCGCTTCCGTCACGGCGCATTGATCCTGACCGGCACCTTCGTCGGCTTCGGCGGCGCATTGCTGACCCTGATGCTGGAGGGCGTCTACGCCAACAATCTGAGCTGGCAACACGCCGGCGATTCCCTGCTGATGACCGTGCTCGGCGGCGTTCACCACGCCCTAGGGCCGCTGTGGGGAGCCATCGCCTTCATCCTGCTCGAAGACCGCCTGTCGGCCATCACCGAGAACTGGTGGCTGGTGTTCGCGCCGATCCTGATGCTGTTCGCACTAACCTCCCCCGAGGGCATGCAGGGTCTCTGGCAGCGGCTGTTCGGCCGGCAGCGCTGGACGCTCGTGCGCCCCGATATCCCGCCGCGCCCTGCCGTCATCGCCCCGTTTGCCAGCAGCGCGGCAGGGTTCGAGCGCGGCAAGCTGTTGCTTCAGACGCTCGGGCTGAGCAAGAATTTCGGCAGCCTGGTGACAGCCAAGAGCATCGACCTCGAGGTCCGCAGCGGCGTGCTTCACAGCATCATCGGACCGAACGGCGCCGGCAAGACGACGTTCTTCAACATGCTATCCGGCGCGCTCAAGCCCAGCGGCGGGCGCATCGTGTTCGATGGCACCGAGGTGACCCAACTGCCGATGCATGCGCGTGCCCGCCTCGGCATCGGACGCTCGTTCCAGATCCTGTCGATCTTCCCGAACCTGACCGTCTTCGAGAATGTCCGCGTGGCAGTGCAGGCCCAGCGCAAGGGATCGGGCCGGTTGCTCGCCGATGCCTATGCCCTGGACGCAATCAACGCCCGGACATGGTCCATCCTTGATGCCGTCGGTCTTGCCGACGTTGCAGCCGAGCAATGCGTCAATCTTCCGCACGGCGCCAAACGGCTGCTCGAGATCGGGATCACGCTTGCGATCGATTCCAAGCTGCTGTTGCTCGACGAGCCGCTGGCGGGGCTTGCGGAGGCCGACCGCGTCATCGTCGCCGACCTGATCAAAAAGCTCGCGCAGACCCACGGCGTGCTGCTGATCGAGCATGACATCGACCGCGTGCTCGCGATCTCCGACCGCATCTCGGTGCTGCACCAGGGACGCATGATCGCGGACGGCAAGCCTTCGGAAATCGCCGCCAATCCCGACGTCATCGCGGCGTATCTCGGAGCTGCCAAGGACGGCGCGCAGGCCGCGCCTCCGGCGATCGAGCGCATCGCGCATGCCCGCGCCGCGGTCCTACTCGAGGCTAACCGCGTCTCCGCGGGCTACGGCGGCAGCACGGTGCTCGAAGGCGTTGACCTCACCGTGCACGCTGGCGAAGCCGTCGCCCTGCTCGGCCGCAATGGCGTCGGCAAGACAACGCTGCTCCGCAGCCTCTGCGGGACGCTGACCATCAGCAACGGCGATATCGTCTTAGAAGGCAGGCCGCTTGCACGCCTCAAGCCCTATGAGATCAACCGGCTCGGCATCTCGCTGGTGCCGGAGGGACGCAGACTGTTCCCCAACCTCACCGTCATCGAAAACCTGCAGCTCGCGGCGCGCCCGGGCGGCCTCGGACTGGATGCGGTGTTCGAGCTGTTTCCGCGCCTGCGCGAACGTCGTTCCGCCAAGGCCGAAAGCCTGTCAGGCGGCGAACGCCAGATGGTCGCGATCGCGCGTGCGCTGATGGTTCCGAGCAAGCTGATCCTGCTCGATGAGCCCTTCGAAGGCCTTGCGCCGGCCGTGGTCAAGGAGGTCATGGATGCGCTCATCAAGCTGCGCGGCAAGGTGGCCATGGTCATTGTCGAGCATCATGCGGAGCTCGTCCTTCCCATCGTCGATCGCGCCTATGTCCTGGTGAACGGCCAGATCTCCTTCAGCGGCGACGCGATGATCCTCGAACGCGATCACGAATTGCAGGCCCGGCTGCTTGGCGTCGTCCAGACCGAATCAGCTCAGGCCCGCGGAGCGGCTTAACAACAAGAGAAAAAAGATGATCAGCCTGAACCTGACCGGGGCAACCCGCCTCAACATCATTGTCGGTGACCCCATCGCACAGGTGAAGTCGCCCGGCGGCGTCACCAAGGCTTTCGTCGATCGCGGCTATGACGGAATTCTCGTTCCCGTTCAGGTCGACGGAGTCCATCTGAAGGGCCTTCTGACCGCTGCAACGGAGATCCGCAATCTAGACGGCATCATCGTGACGGTCCCGCACAAATTCGCCTGCTTCGAGTTCTGTGCCAGCTCTACCGAACGATCCCGCCTGCTCGGGTCCGTCAACATCATGCGCCGACGGCCCGAAGGCGGCTGGCATGGCGACATCGTCGACGGGCTCGGCTTCGTCGGCGCGGTGCGCGCCAATGGCGGCGATCCCTCCAGCAAGCGCGCGCTGCTGGTCGGCGCTGGCGGTGCCGGTTCGGCCATCGCCATGGCGCTGGTCGAGGCCGGGGTTCGCTCGCTCGCGATTCACGACAACGACATCACCCGCCGCGACCAGTTGATCGCGAAGCTGGCGACCCTGCGCCGCGCCGAGATCCATGCCGGCTCGGCAGATCCGTCCGCTTTTGATCTCGTCGCCAACGCAACGCCGCTTGGCATGAAAGCCGGCGATCCGCTGCCGGTCGACGTCTCGAAGCTCAATCCCGGCACGTTCGTCGGCTGCGTCATCACCAGCCCCGCGGTCTCCCCGCTTGTCGCGGCGGCGCGAGGTCTGGGGTGTCCAACCTCGACCGGCACCGACATGTACAATGCACTGCAGAGCTCGATGATCGACTTCCTGCTTGTACGCGACGGATCGAGTTGAGCGCCATGTTCAAGACCATCGACGCAATCTCACAAAGCTACGACCTCATCGTGATCGGCTCCGGAGCGGCCGGCATGGCGGCCGCCCTGTTCGCAGCGATCGAGGGCCGCAAGGTGCTCATGGTGGAGCGCACCGAACATGTCGGCGGCACAAGCGCGCTGTCGGCCGCGACCACGTGGATGCCGAACTCGCATCACTCCAAAACCGTCAATCCCGACGACAGCCGCGAGAAGGTCCGCAAGTTCCTCGACGGCGTTGTCGGCAACCATTCGCCCGCCGCAATGCGCGAGGCGTTCCTGGACAGCGCGCCGGAGGCGGTCGCGACCCTCGAGGCCAACAGCGAGGTCAAGTTCCGTCCCTATGCGACCCATCCCGATTACGAGCAGCAGTTCGAGGGCGCGACCATGCGCGGCCGCGCACTCGAACCGGTCCCGTATGACGGCCGCGAACTTGGCGCCGACCTCGACAAGATTCGCCCGCCGATTCCGGAGTTCACGATCTTCGGCGGCATGATGGTCGATCGCACCGACATCGGCCACCTCCTCGCTATCAAGAAGTCGGCGCGTTCCTTTGCTCATGCGGCCAAGATCTTAGCACACTACGCCGGCGACAAGCTGAAGGGCCGGCGCGGATCGCGCCTCGTCATGGGCAACGCGCTGATCGGCCGTTTCCTCGCATCGCTGAACGCCCGCGGCGTGGACATTCTGCTCCGGACCGAAGTGCAGGACCTCGTGACCGAGAACGGCGCCGTCACCGGCGTGAAGCTCAGCTCGGGGACCACAACGCGGCAGGTCGCTGCGACACGCGGCGTCGTGCTGGCCGCCGGCGGGTTCAACAGGCACCCGCAGCGACGCGGCGAATTGCTGCCGCAAGGCGAGAGCCACAGCCCGGCGGCACCGGGCCACACCGGCGCCATGCAGGACATCGCGTTGCGGCTTGGGGCGCGTCTTGGCGAAGGCAATCTCGACAGCGCGTTCTGGGCTCCTGTCTCGATCCGGCGCCGCGCCGACGGCAGCACGGCGAGTTTTCCGCATTTCGTCATGGACCGAAGCAAGCCCGGCACCGTCTGTGTCGACCAGACCGGACGACGCTTCGTCAACGAATCCGTCTCTTATCACCTGTTCGGGCGCGCGATGTTCGAGCACAACAAGACCGTGCCTTGCATCCCCTGCTTCATCATTACCGACGCGGTCGGCCTGAAGAAGTACGGTCTCGGCATGGTGCGCATGGGGACGGGCAACCTCGCCCCCTATCTCGCCGACGGCTACCTGACCGAGGGCGCGACGGTTGCGGAACTCGCCAGCAAGATCGGCGTGCCCGCGGCCAGCCTCGAAGCCACCATCGCCGCGATGAACCGCTATGCCGCCAGCGGCAAGGATGACGAATTCGGCCGCGGCACCACGCCCTATCACAGGGTCAACGGCGATGCCTCGGTCGGGCCTAATCCGACGCTTGGTCCGATCATGACTGCGCCCTATTACGCCGTGCGGCTCTATCCCGGCGATATCGGTGCTGCGACCGGGCTTGTCATCGACGAATGGGCGCAAGTGATGCGGGACGACGGCCGGCCAATCACGGGGCTCTATGCGTGTGGCAACGAAGCGAATTCCATCATGGGCGGGACCTATCCCGGACCGGGCATCACCATTGGCCCGGCCATCACCTTCGCGTATCGCGCGGTGCGCCATGCCCTCGGCGATGCGCAAGCGCGCAACGCCGCCTGAGCGGGGCGAGAGACAGACCTTCATGGACAACGGTCAACGCCTCGACTGCGATCTGCTCGTCATCGGCTCGGGCGCCGGTGGCCTGTCCACGGCGGTCACTGCCGCCGTGCTCGGCCTTGACGTCGTGATGGTCGAGAAAGAGGCGCAGCTCGGCGGCACCACCGCCTGGTCCGGCGGCTGGATGTGGATTCCGCGCAACCCGCTCGCGCTGGGCGCCGGCATCGTCGAACCGCATGACCAGCCGAAGCGCTATCTGAGCAACGAGCTGGCCGAGGGATATGACCAGAGCCGCATCGAGATGTTTCTCGATCAGGGCCCGTGCATGGTCGATTTCTTCAGCAGCGAGACGCAGCTTGCCTTCATCGACGGCAATGCCATCCCGGATTTTCACGGCAAGACACCGGGCGCCGCCACCGGCGGGCGTTCGGTCTGCGCCGCGCCGTTCGACGGCCGCGCGCTCGGCCCGCGCATCCGGGATCTCAAGCCGCCGCTCGACGAGACCTCGCCTTTCGGCATGGGGATCGCCTCAGGCTCGGATCTGCGGCACTTCCTCAACGCGCATTCGTCGCTGACCTCGTTCCTCCACGTCGCGCGCCGCCTTGCCCGTCACCTGCTCGACATGCTGCGCTTCGGCCGCGGCATGCATCTCGTCAACGGCAATGCGCTGATCGCGCGGCTGGTGAAATCCGCCGACGATCTCGGCGTCAGGATCATGACTGCGGCTCCGGCACAGACGCTGCTGTCCGAGGGAGCTCGCATCACTGGCGCTTGTGTCATCCATGACGGCACCCCGCTCGACATCCGCGCTCGGCGCGGCGTCGTCCTCGCCTGCGGCGGCTTCCCGCACGACACCGCACGCAAGGCCGTCATGTTTCCGCATGCGCCGACCGGCCGCGAACACTGGTCGGCGGCGCCGGAGAGCAACACCGGCGACGGCATCCACCTCGGCGAGACCGCCGGCGGACGAACGCGAACCGATCTGTCCGACAATGGCGCCTGGGCGCCGGTGTCGCTGGTGCCGCATCGCGACGGCTCGGTCGGCCGCTTCCCACATCTGATCGAGCGCGCCAAGCCGGGACTGATCATGGTGCGCAGCGACGGAACGCGCTTCGCCAACGAGGCCGATTCCTATCACGACGTGATGAAGGCGCTGTTTGCCGCCACGCCCGCGGGCCAGTCGGCGGAGGCCTGGGCGATCTGCGACGCAAAATTTCTCAGGCGTTACGGGCTCGGCCGCGTTCGACCGATCCCGTTCCCGATCACGCCCTGGCTGCGCAATGGCTATTTGAAGCGAGGCGCGAGCATCGAGGCGCTTGCCATTGCCTGCGGCATCTCGGCTTCCGGATTGCGCGCGACGATCGAGCGCTATAACGGCTTTGCCGCGCACGGCGAGGATCCCGCCTTTGGCCGCGGCGACACGCCTTATAATCGTGTGCAGGGCGAAATGGCGCATCAGCCGAACCCGTGTGTCGCACCGATTGAATCCGGCCCGTTCCACGCCGTGAAGATCGTTGCCGGCAGTCTCGGCACGTTCGCAGGCCTCGACACGGACGAGCACGCCCGGGTGCTCGATGCCGAACACAGGCCGATCGACGGCCTCTATGCCGTCGGCAACGACATGGCGAGCATCATGGCCGGCCGTTACCCCTCCGGCGGCATCACGCTCGGTCCGGCCATGACATTCGGCTACATCGCCGCGCATCACGCCAGTGGAATTCCGCTCAAGAACAACAGGTCGGCAGCCGCATGACCGAAAGGAGAGACAACATGCTCTACGAAATCGCAACACTGACGGTGAAGCTCGGAGCCGCGGCGAAGGCCGTGGCCGGTATTGGCGAATATGTCGAAGCATCCGAGGCCAAGGGCACCCTGCTCGGCTGCTGGGCCAGCGAGCTCAGCGACCTCAATCAGCTCCTGGTGCTGCGCTCCTTTGCCGATCACGAGGCCTGGCGCAGCGAGCGCGAACGCGCGCTGCGCTCGTCCAATCCCTTTGGCGCCGGCGAAGCCATCACGCAAATGAACTTCGACACCTATGCGCCGTTCCCGTTCCTGCCTCAGGTGACGCCGGGTAAGTATGGCAGCGTCTATGAAATCCGCACCTATCGGCTCAAGCATGGCGGTGTCGCGCCGACGATCGCGGCATGGGAAGCCGCAATACCCGAGCGCGTCAGGCTGTCGCCGCTCTCGATTGCCATGTATTCGCTCGACGGGCCGCCGCGGTTCACCCATATCTGGCCGTTCGCGAGCCTCGATGCCCGCGCCGCGGTGCGCGCCGAGTCTGTCGCCAAGGGTGTCTGGCCGCCGAAGGGCGGGCCCGACTGGCTGACCGGCGACATGCGCTCGGTCATCGCGCTGCCGACCGCCATCTCGCCGCTGGCCTGAGGCGATCGCCATGACGCACATTTATTCGCTCGCCTATCTCACCTCGACCCCACTGGCGCCGCCCGACGCCGTGATGCTGGCCAACGAGCTCGGCTACCAGGCGATCGGCGTTCGCATCGCGCCCGCGGCGCCCGGCGGCGACTTCTCGCCGCTCCCGACCGACGCCGCGATGCTGCGCGAGACCATTCGCCGGATCGACGACACCGGCGTGCCCATATTCGACGTCGAGATCGCGCGGTTAGGTGCCGACTTCAAGGCCGATCACTTCG
This genomic stretch from Bradyrhizobium sp. CCGB12 harbors:
- a CDS encoding ATP-binding cassette domain-containing protein, which encodes MTYLSALRHPAFVAALVLAALTALWSLLGSPISLITQIAIYTLYGAGVNLLVGYTGLVPFGASVFFGCASYAAAFFVLGRYGNDLVSLLFATAFSALLALAIGAIILRRKGLYFSLLTLAFSQIAFEIAFKWTAVTGGENGLQSVQRTSFTSAWSFHVFVVAVTVACIWLLWRIAHSPFGRVLQAIRDNEQRASSLGYDVHRFRHGALILTGTFVGFGGALLTLMLEGVYANNLSWQHAGDSLLMTVLGGVHHALGPLWGAIAFILLEDRLSAITENWWLVFAPILMLFALTSPEGMQGLWQRLFGRQRWTLVRPDIPPRPAVIAPFASSAAGFERGKLLLQTLGLSKNFGSLVTAKSIDLEVRSGVLHSIIGPNGAGKTTFFNMLSGALKPSGGRIVFDGTEVTQLPMHARARLGIGRSFQILSIFPNLTVFENVRVAVQAQRKGSGRLLADAYALDAINARTWSILDAVGLADVAAEQCVNLPHGAKRLLEIGITLAIDSKLLLLDEPLAGLAEADRVIVADLIKKLAQTHGVLLIEHDIDRVLAISDRISVLHQGRMIADGKPSEIAANPDVIAAYLGAAKDGAQAAPPAIERIAHARAAVLLEANRVSAGYGGSTVLEGVDLTVHAGEAVALLGRNGVGKTTLLRSLCGTLTISNGDIVLEGRPLARLKPYEINRLGISLVPEGRRLFPNLTVIENLQLAARPGGLGLDAVFELFPRLRERRSAKAESLSGGERQMVAIARALMVPSKLILLDEPFEGLAPAVVKEVMDALIKLRGKVAMVIVEHHAELVLPIVDRAYVLVNGQISFSGDAMILERDHELQARLLGVVQTESAQARGAA
- a CDS encoding FAD-dependent oxidoreductase, which translates into the protein MFKTIDAISQSYDLIVIGSGAAGMAAALFAAIEGRKVLMVERTEHVGGTSALSAATTWMPNSHHSKTVNPDDSREKVRKFLDGVVGNHSPAAMREAFLDSAPEAVATLEANSEVKFRPYATHPDYEQQFEGATMRGRALEPVPYDGRELGADLDKIRPPIPEFTIFGGMMVDRTDIGHLLAIKKSARSFAHAAKILAHYAGDKLKGRRGSRLVMGNALIGRFLASLNARGVDILLRTEVQDLVTENGAVTGVKLSSGTTTRQVAATRGVVLAAGGFNRHPQRRGELLPQGESHSPAAPGHTGAMQDIALRLGARLGEGNLDSAFWAPVSIRRRADGSTASFPHFVMDRSKPGTVCVDQTGRRFVNESVSYHLFGRAMFEHNKTVPCIPCFIITDAVGLKKYGLGMVRMGTGNLAPYLADGYLTEGATVAELASKIGVPAASLEATIAAMNRYAASGKDDEFGRGTTPYHRVNGDASVGPNPTLGPIMTAPYYAVRLYPGDIGAATGLVIDEWAQVMRDDGRPITGLYACGNEANSIMGGTYPGPGITIGPAITFAYRAVRHALGDAQARNAA
- a CDS encoding Gfo/Idh/MocA family protein: MSEVAVAVFGAGAIGRAHVETLRGLDSCALAAIAEPSVAGRAYAEGLGVPYYADPLDLLREVKPQAAVIATPNATHRELAIACIARGIVPLVEKPIASTLEDAAAIAVASERANLPVLVGHHRRHNPIIRRARAMIAEGALGRLTNATVLYTFYKPAGYFEMAWRREPGGGPVLINLIHEIDLIRHLCGEIVSVQAIASNAVRGFDVEDSAAVLLRLANGALVTLNLSDTAAAPWSWDLASGESPNYPPQPVAVQTHFLSGTEGSLALPTLDHWHYASGKSWFSPITRDSLRFERGDPYRAQLDHLARVVRGEERPLITARDGALTLRATMAVHKAAKTGQIVRPDQEIEL
- a CDS encoding branched-chain amino acid ABC transporter permease, whose protein sequence is MLDMILSQAVNGLVLGFLYVLIAIGLSIIFGMLGIVNFAHGAFFAIGAYLAYALNKEFGWWAALAAPLLTGLIGVVVEMVLIRHLYGKEPLLGLILTFALALLAEAVLRLVFGGAPVPFAAPKFLAGFVEYGPILITKYRMFVLATTVLVLVLFWAFLAYTPYGRIIRAGSRDPEMVGLLGINLPIVFTGVFSIGCLLAGLGGLLAAPLWTITPSMAAGAIMPAFVIVTIGGLGSFLGAIVAGLLVGITTAMTIQFQPEWSGAAMYILMAAILLIRPRGLFGERWERFE
- a CDS encoding shikimate dehydrogenase encodes the protein MISLNLTGATRLNIIVGDPIAQVKSPGGVTKAFVDRGYDGILVPVQVDGVHLKGLLTAATEIRNLDGIIVTVPHKFACFEFCASSTERSRLLGSVNIMRRRPEGGWHGDIVDGLGFVGAVRANGGDPSSKRALLVGAGGAGSAIAMALVEAGVRSLAIHDNDITRRDQLIAKLATLRRAEIHAGSADPSAFDLVANATPLGMKAGDPLPVDVSKLNPGTFVGCVITSPAVSPLVAAARGLGCPTSTGTDMYNALQSSMIDFLLVRDGSS
- a CDS encoding FAD-dependent oxidoreductase, with translation MDNGQRLDCDLLVIGSGAGGLSTAVTAAVLGLDVVMVEKEAQLGGTTAWSGGWMWIPRNPLALGAGIVEPHDQPKRYLSNELAEGYDQSRIEMFLDQGPCMVDFFSSETQLAFIDGNAIPDFHGKTPGAATGGRSVCAAPFDGRALGPRIRDLKPPLDETSPFGMGIASGSDLRHFLNAHSSLTSFLHVARRLARHLLDMLRFGRGMHLVNGNALIARLVKSADDLGVRIMTAAPAQTLLSEGARITGACVIHDGTPLDIRARRGVVLACGGFPHDTARKAVMFPHAPTGREHWSAAPESNTGDGIHLGETAGGRTRTDLSDNGAWAPVSLVPHRDGSVGRFPHLIERAKPGLIMVRSDGTRFANEADSYHDVMKALFAATPAGQSAEAWAICDAKFLRRYGLGRVRPIPFPITPWLRNGYLKRGASIEALAIACGISASGLRATIERYNGFAAHGEDPAFGRGDTPYNRVQGEMAHQPNPCVAPIESGPFHAVKIVAGSLGTFAGLDTDEHARVLDAEHRPIDGLYAVGNDMASIMAGRYPSGGITLGPAMTFGYIAAHHASGIPLKNNRSAAA
- a CDS encoding IclR family transcriptional regulator C-terminal domain-containing protein, giving the protein MNQEALMLKNPESGEAPSGLLERTLGVLELLATNAHGMLLFEIADSLHIPRSATHRVLTSLIEHGYVKQEREQGAYQLTAKIASLAFTFLAGSGITDFAQPLLDRLARESGELVRLAMIDGRELVWVAKAQGSPAGLRYDPDMGQVGRLSCSASGHAWLSCLSDDDARALVEKQGYGLRKDYGPRAPESWPALQKYLRQTRKRGVSLCLQTYTPWMNASAAPIRHPKTKEVTGAVVIAGPHIRLTEERMIELAPALVQTAQELSMATLASPGLQGGRPHGSFFDTNAS
- a CDS encoding ABC transporter substrate-binding protein; this encodes MTEKKTLATTGLRIGRRGLLLGATSLAASRLGMPYIGNAAAAEPIKIGMIWAKTGSIVDQAEYLAQGGMLALEQRNNTLLGRPAEIVWLDEPNPQGAQQSAERLVGEQKVVGMVGGALSSFALAISSVAKKAKIPYVAANAATGDLTGKSCNKYTFRLQPPVDVHARVLAPYCASIGKKWYLLTASYAFGQDIKRSFTDYITANGGTVVGADEVPVGTPDYSSFILKIRAAKPDVVIGGIAASDLTTFLKQWNELGMKGKIPFAEIAVGNTDLWGVGPEAADGLFTLSWWYKNPSNTPEEQAMAAAYEKKYNRPAADKAWMGWLGMKSLLDSIEMAKSTDPGAIVQALENWKYHRGDIDLAYRDFDHQMISRLLVAGIHPKITDKWDYFDVKAELPKTPDDIAKAFGTKADSACKMDTL